CCGACCTCGAACCCGCCAAGATTCTCAACACCCTGGTCTACGGCGCGCGCCTCATCCGCATCGACGGCAACTACGACCACGTCAACCGCCTCTGCACCCAGATCGCCGACGAGTACGCCTGGGGTCTCGTCAACGTAAACCTCCGTCCCTACTACGCCGAAGGCTCGAAGACCGTAGGCTACGAGATCGCCGAGCAACTCGGGTGGCGTCTCCCCGACAACGTCGTCGTCCCCATGGCCGGCGGTTCACTCATCCGCAAAATTCGCAAGGCCTTTCAGGAGTTGATCGATCTGGGGTTGGTTGACGCCAAGCCCGTCCGCTTCTTCGGTGCCCAGGCCTCCGGCTGCTCGCCCATCTCGGTCGCCGTCAAAGAGGGAACCGACTACATCGAGCCGCAGCGCCCCAACACTATCGCCCGCTCACTAGCCATCGGCAACCCAGCTGACGGCCCCGCTGCGGCGAAGATGATCCGCAGCACAGGCGGCTGGGCAGAGGATGTCTCCGACGTCGAAATCGTCTCAGGCATCCAGGAACTCGCCGAAACCGAAGGCATCTTCACCGAAACCGCCGGCGGCGTCACCACCGCCGTCACCGCGCGCCTCTACGCCGACGGCCGCATCTCCCCCGACGAAATCACGGTCACCTGCATCACCGGCAACGGGCTCAAAACCACCGACGCACTCGCCCACAGCTACTCGCATCTCAACGCCCGTGCCGTCCGCCCGCGACTCGCAGACTTCGACGCCTACCTTCGCGAACTCGATGGAATCACAGAGCCAGAACTGGCCACAGCAGGAGCCCTCTAATGTCTATCAAAGTCACCCTCCCCACTGCCTTCGTCCGCCACACCGATGGCCGCAAGCACTTCAACTCCGCAGCCTCCAATCTCCCCGGCCTCATCGCCGACATCGACCAGACGTTCCCCGCGCTCTCGACCCAGATCAAGGATGAAGAAGGCAAGCTCCGCCGCTTCATCAACATCTACGTCAACGACGAAGACATCCGCTTCCTCGGTGGCGAAACCTACGCTTTCCAGGATGGCGACGAGATAATGCTCATCCCCTCCATCGCCGGTGGCTGCATCTAGCCGCATAAATCATCACTGTGCCGGGAGCAGTCCAAAGACCGCGACACCACTCTGCGTCCCAACATAGACCTTGCCGTTGACGATCAGCGGCGTAATAAATTTGTTGCCGTTTCCGAAGCTGTCCCGCCCTTTGGGTGCCTGGTTGCTGTTATAAAACTCACGTGTCAGGTTCGACGGGTCATACGCATGCAGCACGCCTGCCGCGGACAAACCCGACTCGAGCGCCCACACAATACCGTTTTGAGTCCTGTTCGCGGAGATTGACGGCGTCGGGCCGGGATGCGAAAACTTTACCGTCGTCTGGCTCGATGGACTCGTGGCCAGCACCGCATTCGTCAAAGGAAACGCCTTAAGTGTGTCCCCGTCGGAGGAGTAGTACAGCGTCCCGTTGAAGTACGCAGGAGTCGAATAGACCATGCCGGTCATAGCTCCAGGAATCTCCTGGTAGATGTTACTGTCCATCGGTGCGCTCGCCGGATTGAACTTGCCAAGATTGTCTCTGTCCGCGAGATAGATATTCTTATCCTTGCCTGCACCCACAATCAAATGATGCACGTGTCCGCTGGCATCCGTCTGGTCGGGCAGAAGCATCTCACCACCTGAACCAAGATCCAAATCTTCACTCGACTCCGTGGTCCCGTTATAGGTCTCAAAATAATCTGCCACCGCCAGCCTTCCAGTGGTCGAAAGCTTCACCATGGCATTGCCGTAGTCTCCCGACGCAGGAAATCCATTCGAGTTCAGCGTCGTATCGAAGGTTCCATTCGCCTGCAGCAGATAGAGGAACCCACTGCTATCGGCCGCCAAACCATCGCCGCTCATCCAGATCGAGCCCTCGTTGCCGTTCGGCGTAAGGTTCAACACCTGCGTCTGTGCCAGCGTCGACTCGCTGTAGCCAATCACCCACCCCGTATAAGGTCCGGAGTCGCAGTGAGACGTCCACCCCGTGTAGATGTTGCCGTTTAGAAGCAGCAGGGCCGCGCGTTCCGCATATTGCACAGGGTCGAACACCACATTGCCATTCTGGCTATTGTCTCCATTGCCAGGATAGGTCGCGGCGATGTCGGTCGGGCTGCCGGTATCCAGGCCCGTTGTGAGGTCAAGGGCATGCAGTCGCTGATGGTATCCCCCGTTCGCATCTTTACTCATTCCAATGGTAAACAGGCTCCCATTCGTACCCTGCCTGCGATCGATCACCGGGGTGGAGGTGATGCCGATCTCCGGCGTAATCTGTGAACAGCCGCGATCGTCGCTCGTCGTCTCTCCGCTTCCAAGGATCGACGTCTTCCAAATCTGCGTTCCGTTATCTGCATCGAACGCGTAGACACTGTTGTGTTCGGTCGCCACATACAGCACATTATGAAGCTGCCCTCCGACAAACACATTGGCAAGAAAAAGAGGCTGCGCGTCTACTTTGCCGTCGACAGCATCGAAGCCGATCTTGCCGAACTGTGTCGAGTTCACATTACTCTGCGTCAGGATCGTCTCCTGCGCATTCAGTCCATCTCGTGCAACATCATAGTGAAACGTCGTCACGTCCGGTGCATTGGTCATCGCAATGGTCTGCACAGTCAAAGCAAGCGTTGACGAATGGGTAAGGCTGCCGGATGTTCCCGTGAAGGTAACGGTCGCCGTGGC
The Edaphobacter lichenicola genome window above contains:
- the thrC gene encoding threonine synthase, which produces MNYSCSRYELKCNECGKRFGNQPLSACPDCLAPLEIAYDLEAARGIFTKENIAAGPASIWRYTALLPIPEGFEPDLPVGFTPLVRAKNLGKRIGASNLYIKNDAVCFPTLSFKDRVVSVALANAQKFGFEIVGCSSTGNLANSVAAQAARLGLKATILVPADLEPAKILNTLVYGARLIRIDGNYDHVNRLCTQIADEYAWGLVNVNLRPYYAEGSKTVGYEIAEQLGWRLPDNVVVPMAGGSLIRKIRKAFQELIDLGLVDAKPVRFFGAQASGCSPISVAVKEGTDYIEPQRPNTIARSLAIGNPADGPAAAKMIRSTGGWAEDVSDVEIVSGIQELAETEGIFTETAGGVTTAVTARLYADGRISPDEITVTCITGNGLKTTDALAHSYSHLNARAVRPRLADFDAYLRELDGITEPELATAGAL
- a CDS encoding MoaD/ThiS family protein; translation: MSIKVTLPTAFVRHTDGRKHFNSAASNLPGLIADIDQTFPALSTQIKDEEGKLRRFINIYVNDEDIRFLGGETYAFQDGDEIMLIPSIAGGCI